The proteins below come from a single Rhinoraja longicauda isolate Sanriku21f chromosome 5, sRhiLon1.1, whole genome shotgun sequence genomic window:
- the prss35 gene encoding inactive serine protease 35: MGTMQLLLLLSMNTFILAFGIDNEENYTWHLQQAPQLLDRRTITIEPPRFEAKTKLLFNSTCGIECQKKLPLPTVSDLQNYLSYETVYSNGTRTMTEVNIKESDLKNEFEFAKSEGPSRRRRRRRQVFGLDSRFSISDKHFITSYPFNTAVKISTGCTGILVSRKHVLTAAHCIHDGKDYVKGAKRLRVGFLKMRTKGGGKRRGSKRNKRSAKGKPSFQWSRVVRTQVPKGWFKGVANDIAVDYDYAILELKRPQKHKFMEIGISPPVQNMPSNRVHFSGFDNDMPGNLVYRFCTVSDESSDLLYQHCDAQPGASGSGIYIRLKEPEQRAWKRKIIGVFSGHQWVDVSGAQQDYNVAVRITPLKYAQICFWIHGNYADCRDG; the protein is encoded by the coding sequence ATGGGAACTATGCAACTTTTGTTATTACTTTCCATGAACACATTCATACTTGCATTTGGGATTGACAATGAGGAGAATTACACATGGCACTTACAACAAGCACCACAACTGTTGGACAGAAGAACCATAACCATAGAACCTCCAAGATTTGAAGCTAAAACCAAATTGCTGTTTAATTCAACCTGTGGGATTGAGTGTCAAAAGAAACTACCACTGCCAACTGTGTCTGACCTTCAGAATTACCTTTCATATGAAACAGTGTACAGTAATGGGACACGTACAATGACTGAGGTGAACATCAAAGAATCTGACCTGAAAAACGAATTTGAGTTCGCTAAAAGCGAAGGCCCttccaggaggaggaggagaaggaggcagGTCTTTGGGTTGGACAGTAGGTTTAGCATCAGTGACAAGCATTTCATAACTAGCTACCCCTTTAATACCGCAGTGAAAATCTCCACAGGATGTACTGGGATTTTGGTGTCTCGAAAACACGTGCTGACAGCAGCTCACTGCATCCATGATGGTAAAGACTATGTAAAAGGTGCCAAAAGGCTCCGGGTCGGATTTTTGAAGATGAGAACCAAGGGAGGTGGAAAAAGGAGAGGATCAAAAAGGAATAAACGATCAGCAAAGGGCAAGCCATCATTTCAGTGGTCGAGAGTAGTGCGCACCCAAGTACCGAAGGGCTGGTTCAAAGGCGTGGCGAATGATATTGCTGTGGATTATGATTATGCTATTCTGGAATTAAAAAGACCTCAGAAGCACAAGTTTATGGAGATAGGGATTAGCCCTCCGGTGCAGAACATGCCAAGCAATCGGGTTCATTTCTCAGGCTTCGATAATGACATGCCCGGGAATTTGGTTTatcgtttctgcactgtgtctgatGAATCCAGTGATTTGTTGTATCAGCACTGCGATGCCCAGCCAGGCGCGAGTGGCTCAGGTATTTACATTCGTCTTAAGGAACCAGAGCAACGAGCTTGGAAACGCAAGATCATCGGAGTCTTTTCTGGCCATCAGTGGGTGGATGTCAGTGGCGCACAACAGGATTACAATGTGGCCGTGCGCATTACTCCACTTAAATATGCACAGATTTGTTTCTGGATACATGGGAACTATGCTGATTGCAGAGATGGTTGA